tgacatttttttttgttaacaaTTTAGACTAAACTCACAAGACAACTTAtctgaccctacaacatttgagtGTCAAAGAAACTCGTATCCCGTAGGATATTAAATCTTAGATAGGTGATCACCATGAATTGAACTCATAACCTCTTAGTCCATACCCCATTTATCACTCGATCAACATATGATGGTTTTTTTGTAAACCATTTTAGAaaagttaacatttttctaaGCAATATTTTTCCCAAATACAAGATATACCAAACTCACTGCTCAAGGTTTTTCTAACTGCTATAAGCAATTATTTGAAGAACTTGGAATACACCCCACgacaaaaatgaattataagTTTCTAGAGAAAAAAGTACTAAGATTTTCTCTACTAAAATGACTAACATGATTGTTTTATTTGCCTAAGCGTAGTTTTCTTGAGGAGAAGGCACCTCCCTAAAACATGAAACAATATAAACACAGATTCGATATTTATACACGTATATTGACTGTCAGGGGCATAGCTAAAAGATAAGATATCGGTAGGCTTCACTCTTcgttctttttccttctttttttttatatccatgAGTGTTCGGGGTTGCTTGAACTATCTTGATTTATCTCATTAGACATCCACCTAATCCTGTTGCATTTTGATTGTTGAAGAAACTCGAAGTTATTAAATCTCAAGTACGTAGCTACCATGACTTGAATGCCTTTTATTTTTGGACTACCTCTTGATACAAAACAAACCTGAATTATGGGATCAAGTAAAGCAGATAACACTGGATCAAAAGCAGCCTTTTTCCCTGAAGCTGGAACCATCATGCTATTGTAAGTGTCAATTATTTCCAGCAGCACAGATACCCCTTCTCTAACTGCCGGTGGTGGAGAGAGATCAACAGcaacaaaagaaggaaatcgCAAAAGCTTCTCCCCTCTACTTTTAAGGATATCAAAGAAAGTCTTCTGGGCAGCATCATTTAGCATCCACAGGGTATTGCAAAGAGCTGTATCTCTCCCAAGCAAATctgaaatctaaaattttaacaaacagttataacaaagaaagtaaaagcTGAGGAACCATTGAAACTCGTACTAATAAAACCTATACTCACCGTATAGCTGTAAAACTCCAGGGTGTTGCTGAGTTTATATGCAATAATCAGAGATGGTTGAGACTGTAGCACTTGCTCAACTCTCACTTTAAAAGGCCGACAAACTCCTTCAAAAATTCTATCCAAAACAAAGGTTAGGTCAATTTCTGGTAATCCAGAGTCACTCTCTAAATCCGGGGAGAATTTGTTGGCAGTTGGTCCAACGTCAATTACTGCATCTGGGTCTAGCAGTATATGAACAAGCTCACGTTCAGATGCCAAAGCCtgcataaaaacaaataaccaGTCTGGTAAACAAGCAGAAAAGAGATCCTCATCCTAGGAGCACAATTAGTAGAGATAAATAATATGCCCAACCAAcgaaaagttttgtttcataCCTGATGTAGCCACCCTAACATATCCCCAACATAGCGTAAAGGATCATGAGCATGCACTTCAATAGGACGAGGCATACCACCTGGTCCTCCACGTGTAAGAGCACTGATAAACCTTCTAAACAATGCGTTATGCCTCATATTTGCAACctacaacaataattaataattttaataaaaatagaaaaggagtGTAAGAATCCTCCAAGCAATAAACAATTGTGTCACCTCCTCAGCACAATACTTGAAGAGAACAGGCCTTTCCCTGAGGCAGCGAACAGCTGTTTTCAATAGTTCGCTGACTTCGGGATTATCAGTTTCTCCTAGGTTCCTGCACTCTGTCTGAACCCACCTGAAATAAGAATCATATATTACCAAACACATCAATACATCACCATCATAACGTTAGAAAACAACGTAGGCTCTTTCTAAAGTCCaacattattgaaaaaaaaaagagaaaataataacactaATGTCCTTGACTTACAATTTCTTAAGGGAATAAGAGAAGATAATGAAACCATTTAGATCAACATTCACGTGTATAGGCGGTattcaaaacttaaatctTGTATAGCAGACAATCCCAAAACAATTGAATTACGATTATAGGTTGAGTGAACACATGTACATCTTTCGAgcagaaaataaattattcgaAAAAATTTAGCAGTGGTAGTActagatataatattaaatatgtcTTCActcactagcttaagcttttgaatCAATcggtaatttaaaatgatatcagAGCAAGTGGTCCAAAAGGTCCTGTGTTCAAGCCCATGCAATATTATTTCCTCctcaattaataaaatttccaCTTCTTGTACATTTCACATATTGCAAACCCACAAGTGAAGGGGAGTGTTggattatataatattaaatttgtcttcagTTTTTGGGTCATTTATGAGgtagattcaaaatatatgtaataagaataacaaattcaaagcAGCTCACCTACACAGCCGCTCATATGCTGCTTCTTGGTACACTGCCATCATATCCATAAGCTCCAAACCTGCACGCTGCATTTAAACCCCTGATCATTAGCATAATAGAAAACATTTTTCCTTTGAAAACATCCAACAGTGCATGTAGCTCAGCAAATGAaaagcatttttttaatatatatatatatagagagagagacaagaagacttttttaaatataaatacaatggATTAATATGATGCAATTTGAAGGATTTTTCTGGCTTTCATTATTTAACAGAACTTTTAGATTTGAggtttaaatttatgaattgttAATTCTAATCATCATTAGTACTACATAgaagttcttttattttaaattaaattgcatcaattttataaatttaatttaaataaaatacataattacGCAAACTCAAATCTATAGTTATATTATTGGCAATTGCAGACAGAGtatcaaatgaaaatggtgTGGGCATTCCTTAAGAACGCCTGATTAATAATTTCTGTGACCCAAATGCTAAAACCATGAACCTTAAAGATGACACTTTTCATTCTATGCATCCATATTTTCAATCTTGCATATAAATGATTCGTACTTCATATTTGTATTTAGAATATTGAATCATTTGGGGTGGGATTTGAAAGAACaaccacaaaaaagaaaaaaaaattgagatgtATTAACCACTAAACTAGATTCAAGTTGACTATACATACTTCTCATATTAAGTAATTTGTCTTGGTAAACATACCATCTACGTTGCTATGACTGGTGCAAATGAACtacttttttcaattcttacaACCTTACTACTCTTTTGACCAATTGGAGAAGTGGGCTTCTCACCCTTCTTTTGTAAATTCCATATATTAATGATTTGTttcttgtgtgtgtgtgttaaTTAATTCGTAGATACCAAGGCATAAGCAAATGGTGTGAAACACAAAGTGATAATCACGCATCATGTGCCGATAAAATTgcacaaaataattaaacacgTTTTGACATAAGGGATACTCATCACTTAGCTTGtctaaatgtaaaataaaatatgccGGATACTCTTTATAATGACAGGGAAATTTCCcatagataattaaaattccaaaagcATGGCCAACAATAAGTTTGCAGCGGAGCATAGTAATTTTCAGTAAGCCACATGCATCACCAATCTGTCTCTCTGAAGTGTGTTAGTCAGAGAAAATGGCATTACCTGATGATGTGTTCTTAGCAGTGTTTTGCAATTAGCATGGATTTCTTGAACATGGGAAAGAGCCTTGAAAAAATTCTCATTTAGATCTTCGTGCCTCAGAGCATTTATCTGTGGATATGCCGGGGAGTAAAGACAGTCTTATTACACCATTCAAgccaaaatttattattccaTCGATGAAGGAAGCACtaagtatataaaaataaacttcaaccTCTTCATTAGATATCTGATAATCACGAACAAAGCACGACACAATCTCTTGCCTCTGTGTAGTGATTTCAAGTTCCTGCTTTAGCCGCTCGGTGGTACTAATAATGTCCCCGATGCTAGCACTAGAACTATTTAAAGCCTTTGCAATTCTgtaataaattcaatataaaaaaatgcatcATGAGCTAATTTTGTTCTATTCATTTCAAGTGACAAGAtacatttattgaaaaaataaggAAATGATGGGAGAAAGGAGTGCTGAAACAttgtttttcccttctttGAAGAGAactaaacaaacaaagaagTCATGAAATAATTCAGAAGCAACACCAAATGGCACAGAGTGATAAGAAAACTACAGCCATCATCGATCCATCTTAAACTTCATCATACCAGATCCTGTTTTAATCCAATCAAAGCCTTTTGTAAGaattgttcttcttctttcttctaagTTCTAACTTAAAATTATGTCCAAATATGCAAGCCACAACACCTGGTgatccaaataaaattttggacttctttttcaaatacttCACACATCAAAACCTTCTAGTAAATGCAAAAGTGCTAATAGACTGACATACTACATATCCTTGTAACATAAATTGGTATACTGAATAACTGGTTTAATAACTAGATAAGCTTTCCTGAAGCTTAAATTTTTCCTACACAAAAAATTGGCCATGTTTCTAATTTGGATAATAGTACTCATCATTTCATACCCCCTCGACTGTATGTTCCATGAAACAGTGACAATGCCAATAGAACCGAGTCAAGGATCTGGTAAACAACCTGTGTCCAAACCCGTATATTTGACAAGCCCATAAATTATACGATTAAAAGACGGATCATCTCGGAAATTCATTTCATGTACAGCTCCAAATGCAGAGTAAGCATATAACTCACCCACTAAGTGAATTAACAGAGACCGCAACTAGAGTTACCAAGAACTAAATCCTAGCAAGCCGGGTGTTACCTATCGCAGCAATCGGCAAGAGCATTCACCTCCTCCTCGACGCGATCTAACGCCTGATGGGCAGATAAAGCGAAAGAGTCATGAGCAAGCAAACCAAGCAATCGACAACTGAATTGAACAATAAAGAAACGTAGAAATGAATGAGAGAACCAGCTGGGCAGTATCGGATGCGCGAAGAAAGTCGATATTGATGGAAAGAGAACGCTTCTCGATTGTGGATCTGAGGTTCCGACGATTCTGAGGAGTGTTATCGGTGTAGAAAGTGGAGAGGGTGTTGAGGGAATTGAGAACGTCGGGCGTATCGGTCCTTGATTCCAACACTTTCTTGAGCTTCCTTGACAGTCCCGGAGCGAGACCCGCCATTGTTGTCCCcatttttccttctctctcaCAGATCTCTCTGCTCCGACGATGTCtgttctcttctctctttcctttcctttccttttcccatttgtttatttattgtatatttaagaataaaaacaatattagtccaatatttataaattattgaaaattttcggTAATCCACGGTAatctgtttttaaattttttatttttgcaattaattGTAGGTGAGtctatattatcataattttttttttttgctgtttttctaaactctcctaaatattttgtcaaaattactatttattacaatttttctttaaaatgtttctaaaaacaaatttaaattacaatttaactACACTAACATGTTTATTCATCGGTAATAATTTTGCTTAAGTAACATGTTTATtcatgaataataattttgagtaAACCTATCTGTGTTTATtggaagttgaaaaaaataaattttactatatatttaaaaaaaaaagtaataaaacaattaaaagataaGTAATTGGTGGACTAGAAgataatttttctctctatttggAATTGgcgtaattttaaaaaaaaaaattgctgaCATgtgctttaaaaaaatcaatggtAGCACGAAGTAGTTAGCATTTATCAAATCctagttttaatttcaaaaggtTCGGAAATTTAACACGTTTGGTTGTTGGATAAGTAATGTTCAATTTTGtgaaagttttattttctaagtcTTCGCTCAAAATacaatattgtaaataaagtttttaggAGTTTGATAACAAATGTGTTATGTGGAGTTAGTTGTTCCtatttgagaataaaaatttgtgatgacttttaacatttaaagaaattgtgcTTTTGTGGCATGAATAGGCTTTTCCTTATGCCTCACAACAACTAATGGAGAATGAGTTTGCTCCTCGTATCAATGTATTGGAAGTTGCAACTTTGTTTACTTTGAAGGAGTAGAGACGTTATCTAATTTAGATCTTTATcgatttaaaatgtttaaatagttaaaataaatgacTGGGCttgtaaataattatgatatgaaTTCAATCAACCACCATGATAAATCAATGCAGAGTAATTGATGTTGCCTTAAGGTTTATTGCTAAAAGAGTTTGATAGTTCCATTGCTTTTTTGGTTACGCTTTACCaatgttttaagaaaaaaacaaaaaaactaacatGTATGTATGGTTTCTTAAAATAATGACTAATGAATAAAATAGttgagtttaaaaaaattatcacaaacaagacataattttaaatataatttgaataatcaATAACCTAAAAGGTCAAACTTGATagtataagatttttttactCGAAATTAGTAAGTTGGTCACAACAAAGATTCAAACTTCATTCCTTCTTAAGTTTATAGACATAATTTGCACATGACAATGAATCAAATACACAATACATTAACACATTGAGTATAGCTATGGTGAATTTTAATAACAAGTTAGGCTcgagttttttatttttttattgtttattattattttgaagaagaaCATTAAATAGTCTAAATCATGAGTACACTcaaaaaaatatctctaatTCAAAATAGAAGATAAAAGCAACACGAAAGGGTTTACAGTCCACCCCATCTTCCTCGTTGGACCAAGCCCAAGTCACCATAATTAGGGGTGTAAAGGGCATCCTCCAACCCAACCCCatatttttaggttggttGGGCTGGCAATCTGAAGAACCCGAATAATGTTCTCAACCCAACTCTTACAATATGGGTTGAGTTGAATCGAATTTTCAACTCTAATTTGAGACTCAACGCaacctgaaaaaaaaaaaaaaaaaatcaaaattttgaactcaacccaaccaaaattttaaactaacccaacccaacccttatAATAAGGGTTGGATTATTGGTGTATTCTTACACCCCTAGTTATCATAGGATGAGCAACAAAATTGGTAAGTACTAGAATAAACATGATATTTGGTCATCAAAGAAAAGATATGAGAGAATCGATTCCCTCCAAAAGAACACCACATTGTGAGTGTGTCCTCAACTTCTCGTTCATAAATTTTAGCAAGGAGTCATACATCAATTTCCACCCGACATTCATAAATCCCCAAACAAATCACCATCTTCAGACCACGAATAAGCTCTAAGACCTCAACGAATCATTGCTTCAACTCTCACCAACAACCCGTTGAAACCTCTGATAATTGCCCACAACCCTACCATATTCAAAGCAGGACTACACGCAATGTCAATATTGAGTTTAACAGTTCCAAGCATCGACGACTATTGaattttatgtcataaaacttgtagtttgtcatttaaaatcatattctattcaataaaatggTTATTTAGAActtattagtgaaaataaatattataatattgaatccaataaactaacgtCCCGAGcttatattttgtaaacttgaactttatgtatagACATAAACATGACTCAAGTTGAGTATATAACCTTAAACGcactactagaaaaatgagttttaaCAATGCAAAATTTGCGTTGTAAAGAGTTTCAACGAcacaatttaataataatatgaataaaattcataaataaactttatgtTAAGATTAATATGGATtcgattcatattaaaactataagtcatatgaaaaaactaaatcattggttatattatatatgatataatatagagtttatattatatgagatatataatatgacttaaatttatattaattttattttaattaatagaataaCTCACTTACCTTATTCTTCTAGGTAGTGAGAGAGGGTGAGAGTTATTTGATAACTTTCCCTTCTATCTCTCTTAGAATGGTTAAGATTCATAATTAGTCTTAACTTCAATCGTATGGTGTTTTCATGATCTCTCTTGTGcaaaatcttttcaaaactttctccttcacaaaatcaatttcacaCTAGGCCACACCTCTCTATGTGATTTTCACCGTGAGAATATAACAAGAAGTTTTCAAGAAAGACTTCATGGTATTTTTGGGAGGTTCTACAAAggttatattttttctttcttacatcctcaaaataatgttgtattttatttattattttttttgtattttttttaaattgaatttcatttgTACGACATTCATACGCTAACGCTATGGAAATTCCATTTGTATAAATTGAGGGCAGCTCATTAGTGTTGACCCAATAAATCTTCCATTTTAGAGGTAAGTTCGGATTGTTAACTGGAGACATAGgtgcaaaaaaaattctaaatcgTTTTAGAGTCCGTAGATAGGTTGTTCACTTATGCATTGAATCTAGATGTTAAGTTAGGGGCCCCACCTTCTCATTAGACCGAAAGAGATCTCGTTTATAGGTTGgatcttaaacca
This is a stretch of genomic DNA from Cucumis sativus cultivar 9930 chromosome 4, Cucumber_9930_V3, whole genome shotgun sequence. It encodes these proteins:
- the LOC101202769 gene encoding conserved oligomeric Golgi complex subunit 6; translated protein: MGTTMAGLAPGLSRKLKKVLESRTDTPDVLNSLNTLSTFYTDNTPQNRRNLRSTIEKRSLSINIDFLRASDTAQLALDRVEEEVNALADCCDRIAKALNSSSASIGDIISTTERLKQELEITTQRQEIVSCFVRDYQISNEEINALRHEDLNENFFKALSHVQEIHANCKTLLRTHHQRAGLELMDMMAVYQEAAYERLCRWVQTECRNLGETDNPEVSELLKTAVRCLRERPVLFKYCAEEVANMRHNALFRRFISALTRGGPGGMPRPIEVHAHDPLRYVGDMLGWLHQALASERELVHILLDPDAVIDVGPTANKFSPDLESDSGLPEIDLTFVLDRIFEGVCRPFKVRVEQVLQSQPSLIIAYKLSNTLEFYSYTISDLLGRDTALCNTLWMLNDAAQKTFFDILKSRGEKLLRFPSFVAVDLSPPPAVREGVSVLLEIIDTYNSMMVPASGKKAAFDPVLSALLDPIIQMCEQAAEIHKSKGSSHISRRGRTNSGSSQNSKSSVDALLSQSSPAPAAQDTETPSKIFLINCLCAIQQPLSSHEVAAEYVNKLGVMINSHLSVLVEKEVAAILRRCDLSQKMTYFHKSSEAGNAADGLRLAEIQDTSPASLSESLKAFFGLALGSESSLPEFELLQVPKLRSEACIQVARSLAEAYELIYDAIMDPNNGYPDPKSLARHPPNQIRTILGI